A single genomic interval of Candidatus Zixiibacteriota bacterium harbors:
- the cas4 gene encoding CRISPR-associated protein Cas4, whose protein sequence is MNLHSAPRYSEDDLLPISALQHLVFCERQWALIYIENIWAENRLTSEGAQLHQHAHEPDSETRHGGQAHPVHITRSLRVHSFQHGLSGICDVVEFHLSEASSQQTSSNDSASESVPQTDMISPPRVATSTDLPPAIPLDNLSGLWRPFPIEYKRGKPKFDHCDEVQLCAQAICIEEMLGVSVPNGAIFYGQTRHRHAVSFTPALRQVTEQTAARVHELTAIGKTPPPVYEKKCRSCSLIDICMPKVTGSKRNPVSYLNKIIADIAAESAVMPVEPRGEEGK, encoded by the coding sequence ATGAATCTACACTCCGCGCCCCGCTACTCCGAAGATGATCTGCTTCCCATTTCAGCTCTCCAGCACCTCGTCTTCTGCGAACGGCAGTGGGCGCTCATATATATCGAAAATATTTGGGCCGAGAACCGTCTGACCTCCGAAGGCGCACAGCTTCACCAGCATGCCCACGAACCCGACTCCGAGACCCGCCATGGCGGGCAGGCCCACCCTGTTCATATCACGCGGAGTCTTCGCGTTCACTCATTCCAGCATGGTCTGAGCGGAATATGTGATGTCGTCGAGTTTCATCTCTCCGAGGCGAGCTCTCAGCAAACATCGTCGAATGACTCGGCGAGCGAAAGTGTGCCGCAAACAGACATGATATCGCCTCCCCGAGTCGCGACAAGTACGGATTTGCCGCCCGCTATTCCTCTCGATAACCTGTCCGGTCTCTGGCGTCCGTTTCCCATCGAATACAAACGCGGCAAACCAAAATTCGATCACTGCGATGAGGTTCAGCTTTGCGCCCAGGCAATCTGCATTGAAGAAATGCTTGGTGTGAGCGTCCCCAATGGCGCAATTTTTTATGGGCAGACACGGCATCGACATGCGGTATCGTTCACGCCGGCTCTTAGACAGGTCACAGAACAAACGGCGGCGCGAGTTCATGAGCTGACCGCAATTGGCAAAACCCCTCCCCCAGTTTACGAAAAGAAGTGTCGCAGTTGTTCTCTCATCGATATCTGCATGCCAAAAGTAACCGGAAGCAAACGAAATCCTGTTTCGTATCTAAACAAAATAATTGCCGACATTGCAGCCGAATCTGCTGTAATGCCAGTGGAACCACGGGGGGAGGAAGGGAAATGA
- the cas1c gene encoding type I-C CRISPR-associated endonuclease Cas1c, with amino-acid sequence MKHLLNTLYVTTSGAYLSRDGESVQVSIDHETKLRVPIHTISGIVCFGQVSCSPPLLGLCCERNVMVSFLSDYGRFWARVQGPVSGNVLLRREQYRRADDRAFSSVLARAIVIGKIANSRTVLLRAARETANETVSTQLGNTARQLARHLADLKELVDLDVVRGTEGLAAAGYFNVFDLLITSQKGDFYFRGRNRRPPLDNVNALLSFFYTLLMHDVVSALEAVGLDPAVGFLHRDRPGRPGLALDIMEELRPILADRLALSLINRKQLTAANFSKSESGAVTMDDKGRKIVLVAYQERKREEIQHPFIDEKVAIGLLPHVQAMLLARHLRGDLEVYPPFVWK; translated from the coding sequence ATGAAACATCTGCTTAACACACTCTATGTCACCACAAGCGGTGCGTATCTTTCTCGCGATGGAGAAAGCGTCCAGGTCTCCATCGACCATGAGACCAAACTCCGCGTCCCCATCCATACCATAAGCGGTATTGTCTGTTTTGGACAAGTGAGTTGCTCGCCTCCGCTACTTGGGTTGTGTTGCGAACGGAATGTCATGGTGAGTTTTCTCAGCGACTATGGCCGCTTCTGGGCCAGAGTCCAGGGGCCGGTGTCCGGAAATGTGCTCCTGCGCCGCGAGCAATATCGAAGAGCCGATGATCGCGCTTTCTCCTCGGTACTCGCACGAGCCATCGTTATCGGGAAAATTGCCAACTCACGAACCGTGTTGCTTCGCGCGGCCAGGGAAACCGCAAACGAGACTGTCTCCACTCAGCTTGGCAACACCGCACGCCAACTGGCGCGGCATCTTGCCGATCTAAAGGAACTCGTGGACCTTGATGTGGTGCGTGGAACCGAGGGGCTTGCCGCCGCAGGATATTTCAATGTGTTCGATTTGCTCATTACTTCGCAAAAGGGGGATTTTTATTTCCGTGGTCGGAACCGGCGCCCTCCGCTTGATAATGTCAATGCCCTACTATCTTTTTTCTATACACTGCTCATGCACGATGTCGTTTCGGCTCTCGAAGCGGTCGGCCTTGATCCAGCTGTCGGTTTCCTGCACCGAGACCGGCCGGGACGGCCGGGATTGGCGCTCGATATAATGGAGGAATTGCGTCCTATTCTCGCCGACCGACTTGCGCTCTCGCTTATCAACCGCAAACAACTCACCGCCGCAAATTTTAGCAAAAGTGAATCTGGCGCAGTGACGATGGATGATAAGGGACGCAAAATTGTTCTGGTGGCATATCAGGAAAGGAAACGCGAAGAGATACAACATCCTTTTATCGATGAAAAAGTTGCCATCGGACTTCTGCCCCATGTGCAGGCAATGCTGTTGGCGCGTCATCTTCGCGGCGACCTTGAAGTGTATCCGCCATTTGTTTGGAAATGA
- the cas2 gene encoding CRISPR-associated endonuclease Cas2 has translation MMVLVTYDVSTESEGGKRRLRRVSKVCSSYGQRVQNSVFECLVDPAQWTKLWFTLQSIIDVERDSLRAYYLGANYKRRIEHIGAKATYDQEGPLII, from the coding sequence ATGATGGTTTTGGTAACGTATGATGTCAGCACCGAATCAGAAGGCGGCAAACGACGGCTGCGACGAGTTTCGAAAGTATGCAGTAGCTATGGTCAGCGGGTTCAAAACTCAGTCTTCGAGTGTCTGGTCGATCCGGCGCAGTGGACAAAGCTTTGGTTTACTCTGCAGAGCATCATCGATGTTGAGCGGGATAGCCTTCGCGCCTACTATCTGGGGGCAAATTATAAACGACGCATAGAGCATATCGGGGCAAAAGCGACTTACGATCAAGAGGGGCCGCTTATTATTTAG